The following proteins are encoded in a genomic region of Montipora foliosa isolate CH-2021 chromosome 10, ASM3666993v2, whole genome shotgun sequence:
- the LOC137973832 gene encoding UMP-CMP kinase-like isoform X1 yields the protein MFHFTFLFRTITDSVRRVMSSAAKPVVIFVLGGPGAGKGTQCEKIVKEFGYIHLSAGELLREERAIGSENGDLIDSYMKEGKIVPVEITISLIEKAMNKNSIKKFLIDGFPRNDNNLQGWNKVMDGKVYTKCVLFFECTEEECIRRIMERAKSSGRSDDNIESLRKRFHTYETQTLPIIQHYEKLGLVKKIQAIKSPEEVFDEVQNVLTSLE from the exons ATGTTTCATTTCACGTTCCTTTTCAGAACGATCACCGATTCTGTTAGAAGAGTGATGTCCTCAGCAGCCAAACcggttgttatttttgttttaggcGGACCTGGTGCTGGAAAAGGAACTCAATGCGAAAAGATTGTTAAG GAATTTGGTTATATCCACTTGTCGGCAGGTGAATTGTTGCGAGAAGAGAGAGCCATTGGCTCGGAAAACGGTGACCTTATCGACTCTTACATGAAGGAAGGAAAGATCGTTCCTGTGGAAATTACAATAAGCTTGATTGAAAAG gcAATGAACAAAAATAGCATAAAAAAATTCCTTATTGATGGATTTCCAAGAAATGATAATAATCTGCAAGGCTGGAACAAAGTGATGGATGGAAAGGTGTACACAAAATGCGTGTTGTTCTTTGAATGCACTGAAGAA GAATGCATAAGGAGAATAATGGAGAGAGCGAAATCCAGTGGGAGATCTGATGATAATATTGAAAGTCTAAGAAAGAG GTTTCACACCTATGAAACACAAACACTGCCTATTATTCAACATTATGAAAAGTTAGGACTTGTGAAAAAGATTCAAGCAATAAAATCTCCAGAGGAG GTATTTGATGAAGTTCAAAATGTACTAACAAGCCTGGAATAA
- the LOC137973832 gene encoding UMP-CMP kinase-like isoform X2 — protein MSSAAKPVVIFVLGGPGAGKGTQCEKIVKEFGYIHLSAGELLREERAIGSENGDLIDSYMKEGKIVPVEITISLIEKAMNKNSIKKFLIDGFPRNDNNLQGWNKVMDGKVYTKCVLFFECTEEECIRRIMERAKSSGRSDDNIESLRKRFHTYETQTLPIIQHYEKLGLVKKIQAIKSPEEVFDEVQNVLTSLE, from the exons ATGTCCTCAGCAGCCAAACcggttgttatttttgttttaggcGGACCTGGTGCTGGAAAAGGAACTCAATGCGAAAAGATTGTTAAG GAATTTGGTTATATCCACTTGTCGGCAGGTGAATTGTTGCGAGAAGAGAGAGCCATTGGCTCGGAAAACGGTGACCTTATCGACTCTTACATGAAGGAAGGAAAGATCGTTCCTGTGGAAATTACAATAAGCTTGATTGAAAAG gcAATGAACAAAAATAGCATAAAAAAATTCCTTATTGATGGATTTCCAAGAAATGATAATAATCTGCAAGGCTGGAACAAAGTGATGGATGGAAAGGTGTACACAAAATGCGTGTTGTTCTTTGAATGCACTGAAGAA GAATGCATAAGGAGAATAATGGAGAGAGCGAAATCCAGTGGGAGATCTGATGATAATATTGAAAGTCTAAGAAAGAG GTTTCACACCTATGAAACACAAACACTGCCTATTATTCAACATTATGAAAAGTTAGGACTTGTGAAAAAGATTCAAGCAATAAAATCTCCAGAGGAG GTATTTGATGAAGTTCAAAATGTACTAACAAGCCTGGAATAA